In one window of Geotrypetes seraphini chromosome 3, aGeoSer1.1, whole genome shotgun sequence DNA:
- the LOC117357230 gene encoding olfactory receptor 1G1-like, with product MEPQNWTTVKEFLLLGFSDLPEHQVPLFLLFLTLYLLNLLGNTTMITLVATDHHLHTPMYFFISNLSFVDMCFSSAIIPQMLTNTFSENKVISYTACMTQLFFFIAFAGFEITLLTIMAYDRYVAICNPLYYPMLMNWRTCVCLLGVCWLNGTLQSLLYTILTCRLSFCSSNKVHHFFCDVTPLLKLSCTDTFLNELIIFTDGSLIDMVSFLFIIVSYIRIISTLLKVPSVSGRSKAFSTCSSHIATVTLYFGSIFFMYFRPSSSYSLEYDRVASVMYTAVTPMLNSFIYSLRNKDVKVALKRMIREKILQKMDFAA from the coding sequence ATGGAACCACAGAATTGGACAACTGTGaaagaatttcttcttttgggcTTCTCAGACCTTCCAGAGCATCAGGTTCCCCTCTTTTTGCTGTTCTTAACTCTGTATTTACTCAATTTACTAGGGAACACAACAATGATTACTTTAGTAGCCACTGATCACCATCTTCACACCCCTATGTATTTCTTCATCAGTAATTTGTCATTTGTGGACATGTGCTTCAGCTCAGCCATCATCCCCCAGATGCTAACCAACACCTTTTCGGAGAACAAGGTTATTTCATACACTGCCTGCATGACacaattatttttctttattgcaTTTGCTGGTTTCGAAATAACACTACTTACCATCATGGCCTATGACAGGTATGTGGCAATTTGTAACCCTTTGTATTATCCCATGCTTATGAATTGGAGGACTTGTGTTTGTCTCCTGGGAGTATGCTGGCTCAATGGGACTCTACAGTCCTTGTTATACACCATCTTGACTTGTCGCTTATCCTTCTGTAGCTCCAACAAAGTTCATCATTTCTTCTGTGATGTTACCCCACTGCTGAAGCTTTCCTGCACAGACACCTTCCTCAATGAGCTAATAATCTTCACAGATGGATCACTGATAGACATGGTGTCTTTTCTGTTCATCATTGTTTCCTATATTCGTATTATCAGCACTTTATTGAAAGTTCCTTCTGTGTCTGGAAGGTCTAAAGCCTTTTCCACCTGTTCATCCCACATAGCAACTGTTACTCTGTATTTTGGGAGTATATTTTTCATGTATTTCCGGCCCTCATCCAGTTACTCACTGGAATATGACCGTGTGGCCAGTGTGATGTACACTGCAGTGACACCTATGCTGAACTCATTCATCTACAGCTTAAGGAACAAAGATGTGAAAGTGGCCCTGAAGAGAATGATACGTGAAAAAATATTGCAGAAGATGGACTTTGCTGCCTAA